From Bombus huntii isolate Logan2020A unplaced genomic scaffold, iyBomHunt1.1 ctg00000093.1, whole genome shotgun sequence, the proteins below share one genomic window:
- the LOC126876767 gene encoding katanin p60 ATPase-containing subunit A-like 2 isoform X2: MDVSDVLFREARLSPEHRVCDNIDLEIIVAEYENYYKMKFQKYPILCKKITGREMTREVTNASKTVCRSIETKAKSVSKQARSEPVKETNLQQKITDDNTNHINLAMTVTSIFPNENDGRSSEELFNVPMEQSMQSKILKCVEKLYSDNPELRKIAEDISCRRRHFIFVSSQEIIVNKLNVHWDDVIGLEECKTAVKEAVVYPLKYPIFFDGPFSPWKGILLYGPPGTGKTKLAKAVATECHCTFFNITASSLVSKWRGDSEKYIRVSCFVYVLFELAYSHSPTIIFIDEIGWIATNKGDCILSEPAKRFRSELLSRLDGLVSNENSNVVLLATTNSPWGIDAALLRRLEKQIYVSLPNEVARLGIFKLYLSNHLLENTDIVNHIVKCTERYSCADIKLLCKQAWLLEISPIWRRLEKKETPVTTLKYELKSYEILAKLLKKMSPTVMQIDKYDTWNK, translated from the exons ATGG acGTTAGCGATGTATTATTCCGGGAAGCTCGTCTATCTCCCGAACATCGGGTTTGCGACAACatcgatttggaaattatcgttgcagagtatgaaaattattacaagatgaaatttcaaaaatatcccatattgtgtaagaaaataactggaagggaaatgacgagggaagtgacaaatgcaagcaaaac TGTTTGTAGAAGTATTGAGACAAAAGCCAAATCTGTTAGTAAACAAGCGAGAAGTGAGCCTGTGAAAGAGACGAATCTACAGCAGAAGATAACTGATGACAATACGAATCATATTAATCTCGCAATGACAGTGACGTCAATATTCCCCAATGAGAATGATGGACGTTCATCAGAAGAGCTATTTAACGTCCCAATGGAACAATCCATGCaatcgaagatattgaaatgcGTTGAAAAGCTTTATTCAGATAATCCGGAATTACGAAAGATTGCTGAGGACATCTCATGC agaagacgccattttatctttgtatcgTCACAGGAGATCatagtaaacaaattaaatgtacattgggatgacgttataggccTAGAGGAATGTAAAACCGCTGTTAAGGAGGCCGTTGTGTATCCCCTTAAGTATCCTATCTTTTTTGATGGCCCGTTTTCCCCCTGGAAAGGTATTTTGCTGTACGGCCCACCTGGTACAG ggaaaacgaagttagcgaaggcagtcgcgacagaatgccattgcaccttttttaacataactgCCAGCTCATTGGTCAGCAAATGGAGAGGCGATTCCGAgaagtatatacgtgtaagttgctttgtctat gttttatttgaacttgcctatagtcattcgcctacaattatttttatcgacgagattgGCTGGATCGCCACAAATAAAGGAGACTGTATATTGTCTGAACCTGCAAAGAGATTCAGATCAGAACTTCTTTCTAGATTGGATGGATTAGTGTCTAATGAGAATTCTAATGTAGTTCTTCTGGCTACAACTAATTCCCCTTG gggcattgatgcagctttactcaggcgtctcgaaaagcaaatatacgtatcattacccaatgaagttgctcgacttggtatattcaaattataccttagcaaccacttattagaaaatacagatattgtaaaccacatagtaaaatgtactgaaagatattcttgtgcagatataaaattgctttgtaagcaagcgtggctactagaaataagcccgatatggaggagacttgaaaagaaagaaacacctgttaccactttgaaatatgaattaaaaagttatgaaatattagcaaaattgttaaaaaaaatgtcacctacagttatgcaaatagataaatatgatacgtggaacaaataa
- the LOC126876767 gene encoding katanin p60 ATPase-containing subunit A-like 2 isoform X1, which yields MYIDVSDVLFREARLSPEHRVCDNIDLEIIVAEYENYYKMKFQKYPILCKKITGREMTREVTNASKTVCRSIETKAKSVSKQARSEPVKETNLQQKITDDNTNHINLAMTVTSIFPNENDGRSSEELFNVPMEQSMQSKILKCVEKLYSDNPELRKIAEDISCRRRHFIFVSSQEIIVNKLNVHWDDVIGLEECKTAVKEAVVYPLKYPIFFDGPFSPWKGILLYGPPGTGKTKLAKAVATECHCTFFNITASSLVSKWRGDSEKYIRVSCFVYVLFELAYSHSPTIIFIDEIGWIATNKGDCILSEPAKRFRSELLSRLDGLVSNENSNVVLLATTNSPWGIDAALLRRLEKQIYVSLPNEVARLGIFKLYLSNHLLENTDIVNHIVKCTERYSCADIKLLCKQAWLLEISPIWRRLEKKETPVTTLKYELKSYEILAKLLKKMSPTVMQIDKYDTWNK from the exons atgtatatagacGTTAGCGATGTATTATTCCGGGAAGCTCGTCTATCTCCCGAACATCGGGTTTGCGACAACatcgatttggaaattatcgttgcagagtatgaaaattattacaagatgaaatttcaaaaatatcccatattgtgtaagaaaataactggaagggaaatgacgagggaagtgacaaatgcaagcaaaac TGTTTGTAGAAGTATTGAGACAAAAGCCAAATCTGTTAGTAAACAAGCGAGAAGTGAGCCTGTGAAAGAGACGAATCTACAGCAGAAGATAACTGATGACAATACGAATCATATTAATCTCGCAATGACAGTGACGTCAATATTCCCCAATGAGAATGATGGACGTTCATCAGAAGAGCTATTTAACGTCCCAATGGAACAATCCATGCaatcgaagatattgaaatgcGTTGAAAAGCTTTATTCAGATAATCCGGAATTACGAAAGATTGCTGAGGACATCTCATGC agaagacgccattttatctttgtatcgTCACAGGAGATCatagtaaacaaattaaatgtacattgggatgacgttataggccTAGAGGAATGTAAAACCGCTGTTAAGGAGGCCGTTGTGTATCCCCTTAAGTATCCTATCTTTTTTGATGGCCCGTTTTCCCCCTGGAAAGGTATTTTGCTGTACGGCCCACCTGGTACAG ggaaaacgaagttagcgaaggcagtcgcgacagaatgccattgcaccttttttaacataactgCCAGCTCATTGGTCAGCAAATGGAGAGGCGATTCCGAgaagtatatacgtgtaagttgctttgtctat gttttatttgaacttgcctatagtcattcgcctacaattatttttatcgacgagattgGCTGGATCGCCACAAATAAAGGAGACTGTATATTGTCTGAACCTGCAAAGAGATTCAGATCAGAACTTCTTTCTAGATTGGATGGATTAGTGTCTAATGAGAATTCTAATGTAGTTCTTCTGGCTACAACTAATTCCCCTTG gggcattgatgcagctttactcaggcgtctcgaaaagcaaatatacgtatcattacccaatgaagttgctcgacttggtatattcaaattataccttagcaaccacttattagaaaatacagatattgtaaaccacatagtaaaatgtactgaaagatattcttgtgcagatataaaattgctttgtaagcaagcgtggctactagaaataagcccgatatggaggagacttgaaaagaaagaaacacctgttaccactttgaaatatgaattaaaaagttatgaaatattagcaaaattgttaaaaaaaatgtcacctacagttatgcaaatagataaatatgatacgtggaacaaataa
- the LOC126876767 gene encoding katanin p60 ATPase-containing subunit A-like 2 isoform X5, giving the protein MYIDVSDVLFREARLSPEHRVCDNIDLEIIVAEYENYYKMKFQKYPILCKKITGREMTREVTNASKTVCRSIETKAKSVSKQARSEPVKETNLQQKITDDNTNHINLAMTVTSIFPNENDGRSSEELFNVPMEQSMQSKILKCVEKLYSDNPELRKIAEDISCRRRHFIFVSSQEIIVNKLNVHWDDVIGLEECKTAVKEAVVYPLKYPIFFDGPFSPWKGILLYGPPGTGKTKLAKAVATECHCTFFNITASSLVSKWRGDSEKYIRVLFELAYSHSPTIIFIDEIGWIATNKGDCILSEPAKRFRSELLSRLDGLVSNENSNVVLLATTNSPWGIDAALLRRLEKQIYVSLPNEVARLGIFKLYLSNHLLENTDIVNHIVKCTERYSCADIKLLCKQAWLLEISPIWRRLEKKETPVTTLKYELKSYEILAKLLKKMSPTVMQIDKYDTWNK; this is encoded by the exons atgtatatagacGTTAGCGATGTATTATTCCGGGAAGCTCGTCTATCTCCCGAACATCGGGTTTGCGACAACatcgatttggaaattatcgttgcagagtatgaaaattattacaagatgaaatttcaaaaatatcccatattgtgtaagaaaataactggaagggaaatgacgagggaagtgacaaatgcaagcaaaac TGTTTGTAGAAGTATTGAGACAAAAGCCAAATCTGTTAGTAAACAAGCGAGAAGTGAGCCTGTGAAAGAGACGAATCTACAGCAGAAGATAACTGATGACAATACGAATCATATTAATCTCGCAATGACAGTGACGTCAATATTCCCCAATGAGAATGATGGACGTTCATCAGAAGAGCTATTTAACGTCCCAATGGAACAATCCATGCaatcgaagatattgaaatgcGTTGAAAAGCTTTATTCAGATAATCCGGAATTACGAAAGATTGCTGAGGACATCTCATGC agaagacgccattttatctttgtatcgTCACAGGAGATCatagtaaacaaattaaatgtacattgggatgacgttataggccTAGAGGAATGTAAAACCGCTGTTAAGGAGGCCGTTGTGTATCCCCTTAAGTATCCTATCTTTTTTGATGGCCCGTTTTCCCCCTGGAAAGGTATTTTGCTGTACGGCCCACCTGGTACAG ggaaaacgaagttagcgaaggcagtcgcgacagaatgccattgcaccttttttaacataactgCCAGCTCATTGGTCAGCAAATGGAGAGGCGATTCCGAgaagtatatacgt gttttatttgaacttgcctatagtcattcgcctacaattatttttatcgacgagattgGCTGGATCGCCACAAATAAAGGAGACTGTATATTGTCTGAACCTGCAAAGAGATTCAGATCAGAACTTCTTTCTAGATTGGATGGATTAGTGTCTAATGAGAATTCTAATGTAGTTCTTCTGGCTACAACTAATTCCCCTTG gggcattgatgcagctttactcaggcgtctcgaaaagcaaatatacgtatcattacccaatgaagttgctcgacttggtatattcaaattataccttagcaaccacttattagaaaatacagatattgtaaaccacatagtaaaatgtactgaaagatattcttgtgcagatataaaattgctttgtaagcaagcgtggctactagaaataagcccgatatggaggagacttgaaaagaaagaaacacctgttaccactttgaaatatgaattaaaaagttatgaaatattagcaaaattgttaaaaaaaatgtcacctacagttatgcaaatagataaatatgatacgtggaacaaataa
- the LOC126876767 gene encoding katanin p60 ATPase-containing subunit A-like 2 isoform X6, which produces MYIDVSDVLFREARLSPEHRVCDNIDLEIIVAEYENYYKMKFQKYPILCKKITGREMTREVTNASKTVCRSIETKAKSVSKQARSEPVKETNLQQKITDDNTNHINLAMTVTSIFPNENDGRSSEELFNVPMEQSMQSKILKCVEKLYSDNPELRKIAEDISCEIIVNKLNVHWDDVIGLEECKTAVKEAVVYPLKYPIFFDGPFSPWKGILLYGPPGTGKTKLAKAVATECHCTFFNITASSLVSKWRGDSEKYIRVSCFVYVLFELAYSHSPTIIFIDEIGWIATNKGDCILSEPAKRFRSELLSRLDGLVSNENSNVVLLATTNSPWGIDAALLRRLEKQIYVSLPNEVARLGIFKLYLSNHLLENTDIVNHIVKCTERYSCADIKLLCKQAWLLEISPIWRRLEKKETPVTTLKYELKSYEILAKLLKKMSPTVMQIDKYDTWNK; this is translated from the exons atgtatatagacGTTAGCGATGTATTATTCCGGGAAGCTCGTCTATCTCCCGAACATCGGGTTTGCGACAACatcgatttggaaattatcgttgcagagtatgaaaattattacaagatgaaatttcaaaaatatcccatattgtgtaagaaaataactggaagggaaatgacgagggaagtgacaaatgcaagcaaaac TGTTTGTAGAAGTATTGAGACAAAAGCCAAATCTGTTAGTAAACAAGCGAGAAGTGAGCCTGTGAAAGAGACGAATCTACAGCAGAAGATAACTGATGACAATACGAATCATATTAATCTCGCAATGACAGTGACGTCAATATTCCCCAATGAGAATGATGGACGTTCATCAGAAGAGCTATTTAACGTCCCAATGGAACAATCCATGCaatcgaagatattgaaatgcGTTGAAAAGCTTTATTCAGATAATCCGGAATTACGAAAGATTGCTGAGGACATCTCATGC GAGATCatagtaaacaaattaaatgtacattgggatgacgttataggccTAGAGGAATGTAAAACCGCTGTTAAGGAGGCCGTTGTGTATCCCCTTAAGTATCCTATCTTTTTTGATGGCCCGTTTTCCCCCTGGAAAGGTATTTTGCTGTACGGCCCACCTGGTACAG ggaaaacgaagttagcgaaggcagtcgcgacagaatgccattgcaccttttttaacataactgCCAGCTCATTGGTCAGCAAATGGAGAGGCGATTCCGAgaagtatatacgtgtaagttgctttgtctat gttttatttgaacttgcctatagtcattcgcctacaattatttttatcgacgagattgGCTGGATCGCCACAAATAAAGGAGACTGTATATTGTCTGAACCTGCAAAGAGATTCAGATCAGAACTTCTTTCTAGATTGGATGGATTAGTGTCTAATGAGAATTCTAATGTAGTTCTTCTGGCTACAACTAATTCCCCTTG gggcattgatgcagctttactcaggcgtctcgaaaagcaaatatacgtatcattacccaatgaagttgctcgacttggtatattcaaattataccttagcaaccacttattagaaaatacagatattgtaaaccacatagtaaaatgtactgaaagatattcttgtgcagatataaaattgctttgtaagcaagcgtggctactagaaataagcccgatatggaggagacttgaaaagaaagaaacacctgttaccactttgaaatatgaattaaaaagttatgaaatattagcaaaattgttaaaaaaaatgtcacctacagttatgcaaatagataaatatgatacgtggaacaaataa
- the LOC126876767 gene encoding katanin p60 ATPase-containing subunit A-like 2 isoform X7: protein MYIDVSDVLFREARLSPEHRVCDNIDLEIIVAEYENYYKMKFQKYPILCKKITGREMTREVTNASKTVCRSIETKAKSVSKQARSEPVKETNLQQKITDDNTNHINLAMTVTSIFPNENDGRSSEELFNVPMEQSMQSKILKCVEKLYSDNPELRKIAEDISCEIIVNKLNVHWDDVIGLEECKTAVKEAVVYPLKYPIFFDGPFSPWKGILLYGPPGTGKTKLAKAVATECHCTFFNITASSLVSKWRGDSEKYIRVLFELAYSHSPTIIFIDEIGWIATNKGDCILSEPAKRFRSELLSRLDGLVSNENSNVVLLATTNSPWGIDAALLRRLEKQIYVSLPNEVARLGIFKLYLSNHLLENTDIVNHIVKCTERYSCADIKLLCKQAWLLEISPIWRRLEKKETPVTTLKYELKSYEILAKLLKKMSPTVMQIDKYDTWNK from the exons atgtatatagacGTTAGCGATGTATTATTCCGGGAAGCTCGTCTATCTCCCGAACATCGGGTTTGCGACAACatcgatttggaaattatcgttgcagagtatgaaaattattacaagatgaaatttcaaaaatatcccatattgtgtaagaaaataactggaagggaaatgacgagggaagtgacaaatgcaagcaaaac TGTTTGTAGAAGTATTGAGACAAAAGCCAAATCTGTTAGTAAACAAGCGAGAAGTGAGCCTGTGAAAGAGACGAATCTACAGCAGAAGATAACTGATGACAATACGAATCATATTAATCTCGCAATGACAGTGACGTCAATATTCCCCAATGAGAATGATGGACGTTCATCAGAAGAGCTATTTAACGTCCCAATGGAACAATCCATGCaatcgaagatattgaaatgcGTTGAAAAGCTTTATTCAGATAATCCGGAATTACGAAAGATTGCTGAGGACATCTCATGC GAGATCatagtaaacaaattaaatgtacattgggatgacgttataggccTAGAGGAATGTAAAACCGCTGTTAAGGAGGCCGTTGTGTATCCCCTTAAGTATCCTATCTTTTTTGATGGCCCGTTTTCCCCCTGGAAAGGTATTTTGCTGTACGGCCCACCTGGTACAG ggaaaacgaagttagcgaaggcagtcgcgacagaatgccattgcaccttttttaacataactgCCAGCTCATTGGTCAGCAAATGGAGAGGCGATTCCGAgaagtatatacgt gttttatttgaacttgcctatagtcattcgcctacaattatttttatcgacgagattgGCTGGATCGCCACAAATAAAGGAGACTGTATATTGTCTGAACCTGCAAAGAGATTCAGATCAGAACTTCTTTCTAGATTGGATGGATTAGTGTCTAATGAGAATTCTAATGTAGTTCTTCTGGCTACAACTAATTCCCCTTG gggcattgatgcagctttactcaggcgtctcgaaaagcaaatatacgtatcattacccaatgaagttgctcgacttggtatattcaaattataccttagcaaccacttattagaaaatacagatattgtaaaccacatagtaaaatgtactgaaagatattcttgtgcagatataaaattgctttgtaagcaagcgtggctactagaaataagcccgatatggaggagacttgaaaagaaagaaacacctgttaccactttgaaatatgaattaaaaagttatgaaatattagcaaaattgttaaaaaaaatgtcacctacagttatgcaaatagataaatatgatacgtggaacaaataa
- the LOC126876767 gene encoding katanin p60 ATPase-containing subunit A-like 2 isoform X3 — MYIDVSDVLFREARLSPEHRVCDNIDLEIIVAEYENYYKMKFQKYPILCKKITGREMTREVTNASKTSIETKAKSVSKQARSEPVKETNLQQKITDDNTNHINLAMTVTSIFPNENDGRSSEELFNVPMEQSMQSKILKCVEKLYSDNPELRKIAEDISCRRRHFIFVSSQEIIVNKLNVHWDDVIGLEECKTAVKEAVVYPLKYPIFFDGPFSPWKGILLYGPPGTGKTKLAKAVATECHCTFFNITASSLVSKWRGDSEKYIRVSCFVYVLFELAYSHSPTIIFIDEIGWIATNKGDCILSEPAKRFRSELLSRLDGLVSNENSNVVLLATTNSPWGIDAALLRRLEKQIYVSLPNEVARLGIFKLYLSNHLLENTDIVNHIVKCTERYSCADIKLLCKQAWLLEISPIWRRLEKKETPVTTLKYELKSYEILAKLLKKMSPTVMQIDKYDTWNK; from the exons atgtatatagacGTTAGCGATGTATTATTCCGGGAAGCTCGTCTATCTCCCGAACATCGGGTTTGCGACAACatcgatttggaaattatcgttgcagagtatgaaaattattacaagatgaaatttcaaaaatatcccatattgtgtaagaaaataactggaagggaaatgacgagggaagtgacaaatgcaagcaaaac AAGTATTGAGACAAAAGCCAAATCTGTTAGTAAACAAGCGAGAAGTGAGCCTGTGAAAGAGACGAATCTACAGCAGAAGATAACTGATGACAATACGAATCATATTAATCTCGCAATGACAGTGACGTCAATATTCCCCAATGAGAATGATGGACGTTCATCAGAAGAGCTATTTAACGTCCCAATGGAACAATCCATGCaatcgaagatattgaaatgcGTTGAAAAGCTTTATTCAGATAATCCGGAATTACGAAAGATTGCTGAGGACATCTCATGC agaagacgccattttatctttgtatcgTCACAGGAGATCatagtaaacaaattaaatgtacattgggatgacgttataggccTAGAGGAATGTAAAACCGCTGTTAAGGAGGCCGTTGTGTATCCCCTTAAGTATCCTATCTTTTTTGATGGCCCGTTTTCCCCCTGGAAAGGTATTTTGCTGTACGGCCCACCTGGTACAG ggaaaacgaagttagcgaaggcagtcgcgacagaatgccattgcaccttttttaacataactgCCAGCTCATTGGTCAGCAAATGGAGAGGCGATTCCGAgaagtatatacgtgtaagttgctttgtctat gttttatttgaacttgcctatagtcattcgcctacaattatttttatcgacgagattgGCTGGATCGCCACAAATAAAGGAGACTGTATATTGTCTGAACCTGCAAAGAGATTCAGATCAGAACTTCTTTCTAGATTGGATGGATTAGTGTCTAATGAGAATTCTAATGTAGTTCTTCTGGCTACAACTAATTCCCCTTG gggcattgatgcagctttactcaggcgtctcgaaaagcaaatatacgtatcattacccaatgaagttgctcgacttggtatattcaaattataccttagcaaccacttattagaaaatacagatattgtaaaccacatagtaaaatgtactgaaagatattcttgtgcagatataaaattgctttgtaagcaagcgtggctactagaaataagcccgatatggaggagacttgaaaagaaagaaacacctgttaccactttgaaatatgaattaaaaagttatgaaatattagcaaaattgttaaaaaaaatgtcacctacagttatgcaaatagataaatatgatacgtggaacaaataa
- the LOC126876767 gene encoding katanin p60 ATPase-containing subunit A-like 2 isoform X4, with protein MYIDVSDVLFREARLSPEHRVCDNIDLEIIVAEYENYYKMKFQKYPILCKKITGREMTREVTNASKTIETKAKSVSKQARSEPVKETNLQQKITDDNTNHINLAMTVTSIFPNENDGRSSEELFNVPMEQSMQSKILKCVEKLYSDNPELRKIAEDISCRRRHFIFVSSQEIIVNKLNVHWDDVIGLEECKTAVKEAVVYPLKYPIFFDGPFSPWKGILLYGPPGTGKTKLAKAVATECHCTFFNITASSLVSKWRGDSEKYIRVSCFVYVLFELAYSHSPTIIFIDEIGWIATNKGDCILSEPAKRFRSELLSRLDGLVSNENSNVVLLATTNSPWGIDAALLRRLEKQIYVSLPNEVARLGIFKLYLSNHLLENTDIVNHIVKCTERYSCADIKLLCKQAWLLEISPIWRRLEKKETPVTTLKYELKSYEILAKLLKKMSPTVMQIDKYDTWNK; from the exons atgtatatagacGTTAGCGATGTATTATTCCGGGAAGCTCGTCTATCTCCCGAACATCGGGTTTGCGACAACatcgatttggaaattatcgttgcagagtatgaaaattattacaagatgaaatttcaaaaatatcccatattgtgtaagaaaataactggaagggaaatgacgagggaagtgacaaatgcaagcaaaac TATTGAGACAAAAGCCAAATCTGTTAGTAAACAAGCGAGAAGTGAGCCTGTGAAAGAGACGAATCTACAGCAGAAGATAACTGATGACAATACGAATCATATTAATCTCGCAATGACAGTGACGTCAATATTCCCCAATGAGAATGATGGACGTTCATCAGAAGAGCTATTTAACGTCCCAATGGAACAATCCATGCaatcgaagatattgaaatgcGTTGAAAAGCTTTATTCAGATAATCCGGAATTACGAAAGATTGCTGAGGACATCTCATGC agaagacgccattttatctttgtatcgTCACAGGAGATCatagtaaacaaattaaatgtacattgggatgacgttataggccTAGAGGAATGTAAAACCGCTGTTAAGGAGGCCGTTGTGTATCCCCTTAAGTATCCTATCTTTTTTGATGGCCCGTTTTCCCCCTGGAAAGGTATTTTGCTGTACGGCCCACCTGGTACAG ggaaaacgaagttagcgaaggcagtcgcgacagaatgccattgcaccttttttaacataactgCCAGCTCATTGGTCAGCAAATGGAGAGGCGATTCCGAgaagtatatacgtgtaagttgctttgtctat gttttatttgaacttgcctatagtcattcgcctacaattatttttatcgacgagattgGCTGGATCGCCACAAATAAAGGAGACTGTATATTGTCTGAACCTGCAAAGAGATTCAGATCAGAACTTCTTTCTAGATTGGATGGATTAGTGTCTAATGAGAATTCTAATGTAGTTCTTCTGGCTACAACTAATTCCCCTTG gggcattgatgcagctttactcaggcgtctcgaaaagcaaatatacgtatcattacccaatgaagttgctcgacttggtatattcaaattataccttagcaaccacttattagaaaatacagatattgtaaaccacatagtaaaatgtactgaaagatattcttgtgcagatataaaattgctttgtaagcaagcgtggctactagaaataagcccgatatggaggagacttgaaaagaaagaaacacctgttaccactttgaaatatgaattaaaaagttatgaaatattagcaaaattgttaaaaaaaatgtcacctacagttatgcaaatagataaatatgatacgtggaacaaataa